The following are encoded together in the Cherax quadricarinatus isolate ZL_2023a chromosome 37, ASM3850222v1, whole genome shotgun sequence genome:
- the LOC138853691 gene encoding serine hydrolase-like protein yields the protein MAGKDVVWHDISVDVGWGKLHGKTCIIGSFAEKNGTKILGVHGWLDNANTFDTLVPLLPYGVEVLVLDLPGHGLSDHLPLGAHYDPFTYAFNLRTAVYKLEWKKFILMGHSMGAAVSNYFTVLFPEYVVALINLDFIKPVNKVSKIEGWRSDASQLFKAEQEQRDPLVYSENEAIDRMVDARVFWEGGESHIDHDAAYVLLPRAARQVVGGYIWTHDPKARPNFLAVFNNDNWMTAISSVKCPVLLVRASDGVCIFPEKWYSKEMSAYHNNAKWFDVVEVKGKHHVHITHPERVAPAVSAFVNKVFKSFSGQLNAKL from the coding sequence ATGGCTGGAAAGGACGTAGTGTGGCATGACATCTCTGTTGATGTTGGTTGGGGAAAGCTTCATGGCAAAACATGCATTATTGGCAGTTTTGCTGAAAAGAATGGCACAAAAATATTAGGTGTGCATGGATGGTTGGATAATGCTAATACTTTTGACACACTAGTGCCTCTTTTACCATATGGGGTGGAAGTATTGGTTCTTGACCTACCAGGACATGGATTATCTGACCATCTTCCATTAGGAGCTCATTATGATCCCTTTACTTATGCTTTTAATCTTCGGACAGCAGTTTATAAGTTGGAATGGAAGAAATTTATTTTAATGGGTCATAGTATGGGTGCAGCAGTGTCAAATTACTttactgtcctgtttcctgagtaCGTAGTTGCACTCATTAATCTCGATTTTATAAAACCAGTTAACAAGGTTTCAAAAATAGAAGGATGGCGTAGTGATGCTTCTCAGCTTTTCAAAGCTGAGCAAGAGCAGAGAGATCCTTTAGTGTATTCTGAAAATGAGGCAATAGATCGTATGGTGGATGCACGTGTGTTCTGGGAAGGTGGCGAATCTCATATTGATCACGATGCAGCATATGTACTTCTTCCCAGGGCTGCTCGCCAGGTTGTTGGAGGATACATCTGGACTCATGACCCAAAGGCTAGGCCAAACTTTTTGGCAGTGTTTAACAACGATAACTGGATGACTGCTATATCTTCGGTAAAATGCCCAGTCTTACTGGTTCGTGCCTCAGATGGTGTCTGTATTTTTCCTGAAAAGTGgtacagcaaagaaatgagtgcaTATCACAATAATGCAAAGTGGTTTGATGTTGTTGAGGTAAAAGGTAAACATCATGTACATATAACTCATCCAGAAAGGGTTGCTCCAGCAGTGTCTGCTTTTGTTAACAAAGTGTTCAAAAGTTTCTCAGGACAGTTAAATGCAAAACTATAA